The following proteins come from a genomic window of candidate division TA06 bacterium B3_TA06:
- a CDS encoding phosphocarrier protein HPr produces the protein MITLEVIIRNKIGLHARPAAQFVKVAEGFKCDIWVTKDGIRVNGKSILSLLTLAAEEGSLVLLEAEGLDEAEALEALRNILQEDGE, from the coding sequence ATGATTACACTCGAGGTTATCATCCGCAACAAGATAGGACTGCATGCGCGTCCGGCGGCCCAGTTTGTCAAGGTAGCTGAGGGTTTTAAGTGTGATATATGGGTTACCAAGGACGGTATTCGGGTTAACGGCAAGAGCATCCTCTCGCTTCTTACCCTGGCCGCCGAGGAGGGGAGCCTGGTTTTGCTTGAGGCTGAGGGCCTGGATGAAGCAGAGGCCCTTGAGGCGTTAAGGAATATACTCCAGGAGGATGGTGAATGA
- the ptsP gene encoding phosphoenolpyruvate--protein phosphotransferase, which translates to MIILRGIAVSGSIGMGKAFLFTSKPPELRRVRIPEKNIQTEQERLEAMLTSTRKELKEFQAGIRKSLGPEFADLLEVQIQILSDPSLLETCKRNISEAYSAEYAFSKAVAEIARPLLDAKDGLFKERLVDIEDITNRVLRNLLSLPSVSIIDAPRDSVVLAHNIPPSEIVLLDPRRVRGLATEIGGRTSHVAIIARALEIPAVLGVEHLLEKLKDDEQVVVDGQRGQVVLAPTEHRVSIYAAEIREYAARRKRLFDEAKQAPITLDERKIDISANIELTSEIGALKRYGAQGVGLFRTEYVFLTKRRFPSEEEQYRIYSEAAIQLKPHPVIIRTLDIGGDKVLPGYEEANPFLGWRAVRFLFDNEDIFLAQLRAILRASAHGNVKIMFPMISDLSEIKRAKLLLKRAREELESKKQRFDPDMEVGIMVEVPSAALMADRMAKYVDFFSIGTNDLTQYTLAADRGNEKISLLFNHYHPAVLQLIRRVIGAGHKAHIWVGVCGEMAAEALGVALLIGLGVDELSMTPGAVPVACKIIRNVKVEELRRIANRAVEYSTPVEVIRYLRRELSRKYHDLAVLFLERKNVCYP; encoded by the coding sequence ATGATTATCCTGCGTGGTATTGCGGTTTCAGGCAGCATAGGGATGGGTAAGGCGTTCCTTTTTACCTCCAAGCCGCCTGAACTTAGACGCGTTCGTATCCCGGAGAAGAACATCCAGACGGAGCAGGAACGCCTTGAGGCTATGCTTACCTCAACCAGAAAAGAACTTAAAGAATTCCAGGCTGGTATTCGCAAATCTCTTGGTCCGGAGTTCGCGGATCTTCTTGAGGTGCAGATACAGATCCTTTCCGATCCCTCGTTGCTTGAGACCTGCAAGCGCAATATCAGTGAGGCCTACAGTGCGGAGTATGCGTTCAGCAAAGCGGTAGCAGAGATTGCCAGGCCGCTCCTTGATGCGAAGGATGGGTTGTTTAAGGAACGTCTGGTCGACATCGAGGATATTACCAATCGTGTTCTGCGCAATCTTCTTTCCCTGCCCTCGGTTTCTATAATCGACGCGCCCCGCGATTCGGTGGTGCTAGCACATAACATTCCGCCTTCGGAGATAGTGCTCCTCGATCCCAGAAGGGTCAGGGGTCTGGCGACCGAGATAGGGGGGCGAACCTCTCATGTTGCCATTATCGCCAGGGCGTTGGAGATACCGGCCGTCCTCGGCGTAGAGCATCTCTTGGAGAAACTCAAGGACGATGAGCAGGTGGTGGTGGACGGTCAGCGTGGACAGGTTGTGCTTGCCCCTACCGAGCACCGCGTCTCGATATACGCTGCTGAGATACGGGAATACGCCGCCCGTCGCAAGAGACTTTTCGATGAGGCCAAGCAGGCACCTATCACCCTGGACGAACGCAAGATTGATATCTCAGCCAATATAGAGCTGACGAGCGAGATTGGTGCCTTAAAACGCTATGGAGCGCAGGGGGTTGGGCTTTTCAGGACGGAGTATGTCTTTCTTACCAAACGCCGGTTTCCATCGGAGGAGGAGCAGTATCGTATCTACAGCGAGGCGGCGATCCAGCTGAAGCCGCATCCGGTGATCATACGAACCCTGGATATCGGGGGCGATAAGGTGTTGCCCGGTTACGAGGAGGCAAATCCCTTCCTTGGCTGGCGTGCGGTGCGATTTCTCTTCGACAACGAGGATATCTTCCTTGCGCAGCTGCGAGCCATACTTCGCGCTTCAGCTCACGGCAATGTGAAGATCATGTTTCCCATGATCTCAGATCTCTCCGAGATCAAGCGAGCCAAGCTTCTCTTAAAGAGGGCCCGCGAAGAGCTCGAAAGCAAAAAACAGAGGTTCGATCCCGATATGGAGGTGGGAATCATGGTGGAGGTTCCCTCCGCAGCCCTTATGGCCGACCGCATGGCGAAGTATGTTGATTTCTTCAGTATTGGCACGAATGATCTTACCCAGTACACATTGGCGGCGGACAGGGGGAACGAGAAGATTTCGCTCCTCTTCAACCACTACCATCCGGCGGTACTGCAGCTTATAAGACGGGTGATCGGTGCCGGACACAAGGCTCATATCTGGGTGGGTGTATGCGGGGAGATGGCTGCCGAAGCCCTTGGCGTGGCTTTGCTTATAGGGTTAGGAGTTGATGAGCTTTCAATGACCCCAGGTGCCGTTCCTGTTGCCTGCAAGATCATACGCAACGTTAAGGTGGAGGAGTTGCGCCGCATTGCCAATCGCGCGGTGGAGTACTCTACACCGGTGGAGGTCATCCGCTACCTGCGCAGGGAGCTGAGTCGGAAATACCACGATCTTGCTGTTCTGTTCCTTGAAAGGAAGAACGTATGCTATCCTTAG
- a CDS encoding bifunctional phosphoglucose/phosphomannose isomerase: MLSLVRSIPDQLEYGWKAAGAVVQGIPKGLPSILVVCGMGGSGVSGDLIRGLLLHTSPVPIEVVKDYTLPGWIKNQAFAVLISYSGDTEEALALWEALTERGVQRLAITSVGKLKELAEAESVPTVTVPSGIPPRAAVGYLFAPLLRLVDYWNLYPEAEQELTATLELLRSRMSEWEKETEKLAQSLKDHFPIIHSLDQRFAAVAYRLVCQLNENAKVLAHAHVYSEMNHNEIMGFEGGVDENIALVVLDPGDEFIHHRNRKRARIVDRILPSSIPRLVIHAEGESLLDRFFSLLVKGDLLSVFLAELRGVDPLPVASIDRLKKELS; encoded by the coding sequence ATGCTATCCTTAGTGCGATCGATTCCTGACCAGCTTGAGTATGGCTGGAAGGCTGCCGGGGCAGTTGTCCAGGGCATTCCCAAGGGTCTTCCCTCGATTCTTGTCGTCTGCGGCATGGGCGGATCAGGGGTCTCCGGCGATCTGATTCGAGGACTTTTACTTCATACCTCACCCGTCCCGATAGAGGTCGTTAAGGACTACACCCTGCCAGGCTGGATCAAGAACCAAGCCTTTGCGGTGCTCATAAGCTACTCAGGAGACACGGAGGAGGCGCTGGCTTTGTGGGAGGCTTTGACCGAGCGGGGAGTCCAACGTTTGGCAATAACCTCAGTGGGGAAGCTCAAGGAACTGGCCGAGGCGGAGAGCGTTCCGACGGTCACAGTACCTTCCGGAATCCCGCCGCGCGCAGCGGTAGGTTATCTCTTCGCGCCGCTTCTGCGGCTGGTTGATTACTGGAATCTGTATCCTGAGGCAGAACAGGAACTTACTGCAACCCTCGAGCTTTTGCGTTCACGTATGTCGGAATGGGAAAAAGAAACAGAGAAACTCGCCCAATCCCTGAAGGATCACTTTCCCATCATCCACTCGCTCGACCAGCGTTTTGCCGCCGTCGCGTATCGCCTTGTCTGTCAGCTCAACGAGAATGCCAAAGTCCTTGCGCACGCTCACGTGTATTCAGAGATGAACCACAACGAGATAATGGGCTTTGAGGGCGGGGTGGACGAGAACATCGCATTAGTCGTTCTCGATCCTGGAGATGAGTTCATTCACCACCGCAACCGCAAGCGGGCCAGGATCGTGGATAGGATTCTTCCTTCCTCAATCCCGCGCTTGGTGATTCATGCCGAGGGTGAGAGTCTGCTCGATAGGTTTTTCTCCCTGTTGGTCAAAGGCGATCTTCTGAGCGTCTTCTTAGCTGAACTCCGTGGTGTTGATCCCTTACCTGTTGCATCCATTGACCGGCTGAAAAAGGAGCTTTCATGA
- a CDS encoding nucleotidyl transferase, protein MKVLIPAGGKGIRLRPHTLYTPKPLLFVAGDTIIGHIFSLLDGLEIEEYRIVYSPETSLPRSLKEAYPDRSFSFWEQAEPLGLGHAVLQGLTELGDEPILILLSDTIIPFDIQKAISDLGENEGFLVAKEVADPRRFGVMELSGDYVSKVVEKSEDPQSNLAISGIYYLSSARRLREALEELIAKDQRTQGEYQLTDALSILIERGEKLKPVKVDTWLDCGTPAALLEANRALLKLRSRVVPVEGSLIKPPCWIGDDITIENSIIGPNVSIAKGAVVRNSIVSESIINAGAQIEGMVIKDTIVGERAVLRRSPSSLDVGSFSRLEGF, encoded by the coding sequence ATGAAAGTCCTGATACCCGCAGGAGGCAAGGGAATAAGGCTCAGACCTCACACCCTTTATACACCCAAGCCGCTTTTGTTCGTTGCAGGTGACACCATAATCGGTCACATCTTCTCTCTGCTCGACGGCCTTGAGATCGAAGAATACCGCATCGTCTACTCACCGGAAACCTCCCTTCCACGTTCGCTCAAGGAAGCATACCCTGACCGCAGCTTTTCCTTCTGGGAGCAGGCTGAGCCATTGGGGCTGGGGCATGCGGTGCTGCAGGGTCTTACCGAGCTCGGCGACGAACCCATCCTTATCCTTCTCTCCGATACCATCATCCCCTTCGACATTCAGAAAGCTATTTCCGATCTCGGTGAGAACGAAGGCTTCCTTGTTGCCAAGGAGGTTGCCGATCCTCGCCGGTTCGGGGTGATGGAGCTTTCCGGAGATTATGTTTCCAAGGTGGTTGAGAAGTCTGAGGATCCGCAGAGCAATCTAGCCATTTCGGGTATCTACTATCTATCCTCTGCCAGGCGTTTACGTGAGGCTTTGGAGGAGCTGATTGCCAAGGATCAGCGTACGCAGGGAGAGTACCAGCTGACCGACGCGTTGTCTATCTTGATTGAAAGAGGGGAGAAGCTGAAGCCGGTCAAGGTGGATACATGGCTGGACTGCGGTACCCCTGCAGCGTTGCTTGAGGCAAACCGGGCACTCTTGAAGCTGAGAAGCCGCGTTGTTCCTGTTGAAGGTTCGCTCATCAAGCCGCCCTGCTGGATCGGTGATGACATAACCATTGAGAACTCCATCATCGGCCCTAACGTTTCAATTGCAAAAGGTGCGGTGGTTCGCAACTCGATCGTCTCCGAGTCCATCATCAACGCAGGTGCTCAGATTGAGGGGATGGTTATCAAAGATACTATAGTAGGGGAGAGGGCTGTTCTTAGGCGCTCGCCTTCTTCGCTAGACGTTGGCTCTTTCTCTCGCCTTGAGGGCTTCTAG
- a CDS encoding Zn-dependent protease — protein MISYLKEILAHVPADYAELRYHERRVNAVSVRKGEPEAAQANHLAGVGVRLLDSGRWGFSSTPGSKRADIMRAIGDAATAAKAMSRTKKNLAKAKLAKGEFRPPVEDPIENHSLEEKLKLVKKAEAKARRSKKVASASSAYIEYLDKKAIVTSDGAAALLTDVKPEFRITVVAAEGTNMVTASEFAGVTGGWKDLWRYGAWEEIVEKAVKRAQRLLSAEFPKGGRMKVILSPEMVGLISHEAIGHTVEADFVLSGAITKGKIGKRVASELVTLADSGPSVHIPGASGTLLVDDEGVMTKRTVIIENGILKSYLHNRESAASFGVAPTGNARAFEYSDEPIIRMRNTYIEPGKMSLAKLLASTDRALLLEGAGGGQADANAEFMFGVQEATLIEKGKRKKTFRGVTISGNAFDVLASVDAISKEFRWALGAGYCGKFQRAKVDAGGAYVRCEAIIGGRHG, from the coding sequence ATGATCAGTTATCTCAAGGAGATTCTGGCGCATGTGCCAGCGGACTACGCCGAGCTGCGCTACCACGAGCGCAGGGTGAACGCGGTCTCGGTTCGCAAGGGAGAACCTGAAGCGGCGCAGGCTAATCATCTTGCGGGCGTGGGTGTTCGGCTGCTGGACTCTGGTCGGTGGGGATTCTCCTCTACCCCAGGCAGCAAGCGCGCGGATATCATGCGAGCGATAGGTGACGCTGCAACCGCAGCCAAGGCCATGAGCAGGACCAAAAAAAACCTGGCGAAAGCAAAACTGGCAAAGGGAGAGTTCAGACCGCCTGTTGAAGACCCGATAGAGAATCACTCACTGGAGGAGAAGCTGAAGCTGGTAAAAAAGGCCGAAGCCAAGGCGCGGCGGTCTAAAAAAGTGGCCTCGGCATCATCCGCTTACATCGAGTACCTGGATAAGAAGGCCATCGTGACCTCTGACGGTGCAGCCGCACTCCTAACCGACGTGAAGCCGGAATTCCGTATCACCGTGGTGGCCGCAGAAGGAACAAACATGGTAACCGCATCTGAATTCGCAGGAGTCACCGGAGGCTGGAAGGACCTGTGGCGATACGGAGCCTGGGAAGAGATTGTCGAGAAAGCGGTTAAGCGCGCCCAGAGACTTCTTTCAGCAGAGTTCCCCAAGGGCGGACGAATGAAGGTCATCCTCAGCCCTGAGATGGTTGGTCTGATCTCGCACGAGGCCATAGGCCACACCGTGGAGGCCGACTTCGTGCTCTCCGGAGCGATAACAAAGGGCAAGATCGGTAAACGCGTGGCAAGCGAGCTTGTTACCCTTGCAGATTCCGGGCCGTCGGTTCACATACCGGGTGCCTCAGGGACTCTTCTGGTGGATGACGAAGGGGTCATGACCAAGCGCACCGTGATTATAGAGAATGGCATCCTTAAATCCTACCTTCACAATCGGGAGAGCGCGGCCTCCTTCGGGGTCGCTCCCACCGGCAACGCCAGGGCCTTTGAGTACTCGGACGAACCGATAATCCGCATGCGCAACACCTACATCGAGCCGGGTAAGATGAGTCTTGCCAAGCTCTTGGCTTCCACCGACCGGGCACTTCTTCTTGAAGGCGCGGGCGGCGGTCAGGCCGACGCCAACGCCGAGTTCATGTTCGGCGTGCAGGAGGCGACCCTGATCGAGAAGGGCAAGAGAAAGAAGACCTTCCGCGGCGTAACCATCTCGGGCAACGCGTTCGATGTGCTTGCGAGCGTGGACGCAATCAGTAAGGAGTTTCGCTGGGCTTTAGGTGCCGGCTACTGCGGCAAGTTCCAGAGAGCAAAGGTAGATGCAGGAGGAGCCTACGTTCGCTGCGAGGCTATCATCGGAGGTCGTCATGGCTGA
- a CDS encoding site-2 protease family protein, with the protein MSGFFSRFADINYWLTILLALPGILIGLTFHEFAHAWMANRLGDPTAKMMGRLTLNPLKHLNLIGTLAIIFFRFGWAKPVPINPDNFMDRRKGTLLVSIAGPGSNLLLALLFAALFRLFGLISLQTSSVIAYIQGILGLAVFYNLILAFFNIIPIPPLDGSQILFSLLPLRYTNALLWLQRYGFIILLVLIFTRVLWYIIGVPSLYLTAILAGPSALGIIL; encoded by the coding sequence ATGTCTGGTTTCTTTTCCCGATTTGCCGATATTAACTACTGGCTCACTATCCTTCTTGCATTGCCAGGGATACTCATTGGTTTAACGTTCCATGAGTTTGCTCACGCATGGATGGCGAATCGGTTGGGTGATCCTACAGCTAAGATGATGGGGCGCCTAACCTTAAACCCACTAAAGCATCTGAATCTAATAGGCACCCTGGCTATCATATTTTTCAGGTTCGGCTGGGCAAAACCCGTTCCCATCAATCCGGACAACTTCATGGATCGCCGCAAGGGAACCCTCCTCGTATCAATAGCCGGTCCGGGATCGAATCTGCTTTTGGCCTTGCTCTTCGCCGCACTCTTCAGACTCTTTGGATTGATTTCCCTGCAAACGTCGTCGGTTATCGCTTATATCCAGGGGATTCTCGGTTTAGCCGTTTTCTACAACCTGATCCTGGCGTTTTTTAATATAATCCCTATCCCCCCACTTGACGGCTCGCAGATACTTTTTTCTCTCCTACCCCTGCGCTACACAAACGCCTTGCTGTGGCTGCAGCGTTACGGCTTCATTATACTTCTCGTTCTCATCTTCACACGGGTTCTCTGGTATATAATCGGCGTACCCAGCCTCTATCTTACCGCAATCCTTGCAGGCCCAAGCGCCTTGGGTATAATACTCTAA
- a CDS encoding bifunctional ADP-dependent NAD(P)H-hydrate dehydratase/NAD(P)H-hydrate epimerase encodes MRVVRREEMRAIDKRATEEFKIPSMILMENAGRGVAETIEEYFEPEGLSVLCVCGKGNNGGDGFVVARDLANSGAEVEILLLGKIDELKGDALVNAQIAKSMGLAIEEVTDEEAFEGMQGFDVMVDAILGTGFKGKPLGLAGRAIQLINESKAFVVSVDLPSGIEADGMLAEPEVAVQADLTVTMAYLKPCHLLYPTSLYCGDVWVADIGIPNTIIDSEGELRLMTSEDAAALLPERSPSGNKATFGKVLIVAGSRGMSGAARLAAMAAARTGAGLVYLGFPETMADVFDSSLLETVKRPLADTGDGHLAEGAADEILKMADDVKLLAIGPGLGTHQETVELVKRLFAEWKKPLIIDADGINAIATEPELLEGKKPPLILTPHPGELARLIGREAKKIDRKRLDVAEEYAKKYSTVLVLKGAPTIIGCPAETWINPTGNSGLASGGTGDVLTGIIAGLVAQGLALAPAARLGVWLHGAAADEAVQDIGEYSLVAGDLLDYLPDAIGSLFADEDEEIYESD; translated from the coding sequence ATGCGTGTAGTGCGGCGTGAGGAGATGCGTGCGATTGATAAGCGGGCAACCGAAGAGTTCAAGATCCCCTCGATGATTCTTATGGAAAACGCAGGGCGTGGGGTTGCCGAAACGATCGAGGAGTACTTTGAGCCGGAAGGCCTTTCTGTGCTGTGCGTCTGCGGCAAGGGTAATAACGGCGGCGACGGATTCGTGGTCGCGCGGGATCTGGCCAACTCGGGTGCCGAGGTTGAAATCCTTCTACTCGGAAAGATTGATGAGCTGAAGGGCGACGCATTGGTCAACGCTCAAATAGCAAAGAGCATGGGACTCGCGATTGAGGAGGTGACCGACGAGGAGGCGTTTGAAGGAATGCAGGGGTTCGATGTGATGGTTGACGCCATCCTTGGAACAGGGTTCAAAGGCAAGCCTCTAGGCCTTGCGGGGCGTGCGATACAGCTAATCAATGAATCGAAAGCCTTCGTGGTGAGCGTTGACCTGCCCTCAGGGATTGAAGCGGACGGGATGCTCGCCGAGCCTGAGGTGGCGGTTCAGGCCGATCTTACCGTTACCATGGCCTATCTCAAACCATGCCACCTCCTATACCCAACCAGTCTATACTGCGGTGATGTCTGGGTGGCGGATATCGGAATCCCCAACACTATAATCGACAGCGAGGGAGAGCTGAGATTGATGACCTCAGAGGATGCGGCAGCACTTTTGCCCGAGCGCTCCCCTTCGGGCAACAAGGCGACCTTTGGCAAGGTATTGATAGTTGCCGGCTCCCGCGGGATGAGCGGTGCGGCGAGGCTTGCAGCCATGGCTGCCGCAAGGACAGGTGCAGGGCTTGTGTATCTGGGATTTCCGGAGACTATGGCTGATGTGTTTGATTCAAGCCTTTTGGAGACGGTCAAGCGGCCTCTTGCGGATACCGGAGACGGCCATCTGGCAGAGGGTGCGGCAGATGAGATATTAAAGATGGCCGATGACGTAAAGCTTCTGGCAATCGGCCCGGGGCTGGGAACGCATCAGGAAACGGTAGAACTCGTTAAGCGATTGTTCGCCGAGTGGAAGAAGCCTTTAATCATCGACGCGGACGGAATCAACGCCATCGCTACAGAACCTGAGCTGCTTGAGGGCAAGAAGCCGCCCCTGATCCTTACCCCTCATCCGGGTGAGCTGGCAAGATTGATCGGACGCGAAGCCAAAAAGATCGACCGTAAGAGACTGGATGTAGCCGAAGAGTATGCCAAGAAGTACAGTACCGTCCTGGTTCTCAAAGGCGCACCCACGATTATAGGTTGTCCGGCAGAAACATGGATCAACCCCACAGGCAACTCAGGCCTTGCCTCAGGCGGAACGGGGGATGTATTGACCGGCATCATCGCAGGATTGGTAGCCCAGGGCCTGGCCCTGGCCCCTGCCGCACGCCTGGGGGTATGGCTTCACGGGGCGGCAGCAGATGAGGCAGTCCAGGACATCGGCGAATACTCGCTTGTTGCAGGAGACCTCTTGGATTATCTACCCGATGCTATAGGCTCCTTGTTTGCCGACGAAGACGAAGAGATCTACGAATCGGATTAG